A single genomic interval of uncultured Desulfobulbus sp. harbors:
- a CDS encoding MotA/TolQ/ExbB proton channel family protein: protein MLIADAWYSLATYFRTGGPVMLPLLLVSLAMWLLIANRAIVLRRLSIHPLSGQEALACIQGNHSPEAGGSCAVGLLVLRFLDRMSGDPGLDRNILDELVLSLNRSLTQFLPLIGILAAVAPLLGLLGTVTGMMSTFEVMSLFGTGNAKGMAGGISEALITTQTGLVVAIPGLYMKNFLERRAQALQRQLTATGYYLRRHLQEAPC from the coding sequence ATGCTGATTGCCGATGCCTGGTACAGCCTGGCCACCTATTTCCGCACCGGTGGACCGGTGATGCTGCCGCTGCTGCTGGTGAGTCTGGCGATGTGGTTGTTGATCGCCAATCGGGCGATTGTGCTGCGCAGACTCAGTATCCACCCCCTCTCCGGGCAGGAGGCCCTGGCGTGCATTCAAGGGAACCACTCGCCCGAAGCCGGCGGGAGCTGCGCCGTTGGCCTGCTGGTGCTGCGGTTTCTTGACCGTATGAGCGGAGACCCCGGCCTTGATCGCAATATTCTCGATGAACTGGTGCTCTCCCTGAACCGCAGCCTGACCCAATTTCTTCCGCTCATCGGTATCCTGGCTGCGGTGGCGCCGCTGTTGGGCCTGCTGGGCACGGTCACCGGCATGATGTCCACCTTTGAGGTGATGTCACTCTTCGGCACCGGAAACGCCAAGGGCATGGCGGGCGGCATCTCCGAGGCCCTGATCACCACCCAAACCGGACTTGTCGTCGCTATTCCCGGCCTGTACATGAAAAATTTCCTTGAGCGTCGTGCCCAGGCATTACAGCGGCAGTTGACTGCCACCGGTTACTACCTGCGCCGCCATCTCCAGGAGGCTCCATGCTGA
- a CDS encoding biopolymer transporter ExbD — protein MLNIARSRRANRSTPGLDIAPLIDMVFILLIFFLVNTSFVKETGIEVSRPTASTATMENKRSVLIAISPDNRIFMEQREIDLRAVRANVERALAENPEAAVIVVADKTSSTGTAIQVMDGCRMAGAVNVSLAASLPQG, from the coding sequence ATGCTGAACATTGCCCGCAGCCGCCGTGCAAACCGGTCGACACCGGGGCTTGATATCGCTCCGCTGATCGACATGGTCTTTATTCTGCTCATCTTCTTTCTGGTCAACACCTCCTTTGTCAAGGAGACCGGGATCGAGGTCAGCCGTCCCACCGCCTCCACCGCGACCATGGAGAACAAACGCTCCGTCTTGATCGCCATCTCGCCTGATAACCGTATTTTTATGGAGCAGCGGGAGATCGATCTGCGCGCGGTGCGGGCCAATGTGGAACGGGCCCTGGCGGAAAATCCGGAGGCCGCGGTGATCGTTGTTGCCGACAAGACCAGCTCCACCGGCACCGCTATCCAGGTCATGGACGGCTGCCGCATGGCCGGAGCGGTGAACGTTTCCCTGGCAGCCAGTCTCCCCCAGGGATGA
- a CDS encoding energy transducer TonB has protein sequence MDATLKKDPLGRQHGIQDWLKAALVAAVLNLGLYLLMPVLIASVPEKPAFDTLVPQINLTRLRPPETRKNPEPVKPPDPKPLQRPKPTATPLPTPKLQLDFELNPRLPSSSTTLNLPPMETALPQAEFSESFSVSQLDGPLTTLVQMPPQYPSSARRRNIEGWVKVRFVVDENGTVGDVKVLAAKPSGVFEQSVLRCVSSWRFKPGTVGGVAVKAHVEQTITFKLE, from the coding sequence ATGGACGCGACACTCAAAAAAGATCCCCTGGGCCGGCAGCATGGCATCCAGGATTGGCTCAAGGCGGCCCTGGTGGCGGCGGTGCTCAATCTGGGGCTCTACCTGCTCATGCCGGTGCTGATCGCCTCCGTACCTGAGAAGCCGGCCTTTGACACCCTGGTGCCGCAGATCAACCTGACCCGGCTGCGGCCGCCGGAGACCCGGAAGAATCCGGAGCCGGTCAAACCGCCCGATCCCAAACCTTTGCAGCGCCCCAAGCCGACCGCGACCCCCCTGCCCACCCCCAAGCTGCAACTGGACTTTGAGCTTAACCCTCGGCTGCCGAGCAGCAGCACTACCCTCAACCTGCCGCCGATGGAAACCGCATTGCCCCAGGCCGAGTTCAGCGAGTCCTTCTCCGTCTCCCAGTTGGACGGGCCGCTGACCACTCTGGTGCAGATGCCGCCGCAATACCCGTCTTCGGCCAGACGCCGCAATATCGAGGGCTGGGTCAAGGTCCGCTTTGTGGTGGATGAAAACGGCACGGTGGGCGATGTCAAGGTCCTGGCGGCCAAGCCTTCGGGCGTCTTTGAACAGAGTGTCCTTCGCTGCGTGTCCAGCTGGCGTTTCAAACCCGGCACCGTGGGCGGCGTGGCAGTCAAGGCCCATGTGGAACAGACCATAACCTTTAAACTGGAGTAG
- a CDS encoding CDC27 family protein — protein MQSRLVALGCGVLMTLVLVVAPVQAADLPTPVRLVLAKIAPLMSAKEYAKAGKILEEALAKNETRNGELAFALGNCRMLRGDRSGAVKAYAEAVRLEPNHAKAWLNMAKAQYEAKSYRDAGQSFAKGYNAQQRKSADTLYFSAASFQLAGANREAINAFERLFAAHKRAIKPQWREQYIHVLIDGGQSSKALPLIRDLIAQSTGEQRARWQEVLLYQYLRLNMHSEGAALARQLIQEDPGQTRWWQALAHIQLAANHYEDAIAALVGYGMLKPLSEKELRLLADLYLQAGIPAKAVPLYQKLLQARGESQIAQRLAMAYQQMDQPEKALEVLGRTGNVQGNPNLLMLRGEICYSLKRYQDAATSYRRAADIKGHHQGQSWLMAGYSAMQAHDLASSRNALVHAVQFDREKKAATLALAQVNQQLVR, from the coding sequence ATGCAATCTCGTCTTGTTGCCCTCGGATGTGGCGTGCTGATGACCCTGGTGCTGGTGGTTGCTCCCGTTCAGGCAGCCGATCTTCCCACCCCAGTCCGCCTGGTGCTGGCCAAGATCGCTCCCCTGATGTCGGCCAAAGAGTATGCCAAGGCAGGCAAAATCCTCGAAGAGGCATTGGCAAAAAACGAGACCAGAAACGGTGAGCTCGCCTTTGCCCTGGGGAATTGCCGCATGCTGCGCGGTGATCGGAGTGGTGCCGTCAAGGCCTATGCGGAGGCGGTCCGGCTCGAACCCAATCACGCCAAGGCTTGGCTCAACATGGCCAAGGCCCAGTACGAGGCAAAGTCTTACCGGGATGCGGGGCAGAGTTTCGCCAAGGGCTATAATGCGCAGCAACGCAAATCCGCCGATACCCTCTACTTCAGTGCTGCATCCTTTCAGCTGGCCGGTGCGAACCGGGAAGCGATCAACGCCTTTGAACGGCTGTTTGCCGCCCATAAACGGGCCATCAAGCCCCAGTGGCGGGAGCAGTATATCCATGTCCTGATCGATGGAGGCCAGAGCTCCAAGGCCCTGCCGCTCATTCGCGACCTGATCGCGCAGTCCACCGGCGAGCAGAGGGCGCGCTGGCAGGAGGTCCTGCTTTACCAGTATCTCCGCCTGAACATGCACAGCGAGGGTGCGGCCCTGGCCCGCCAGCTGATTCAGGAGGATCCCGGCCAGACCCGCTGGTGGCAGGCCTTGGCCCATATCCAGCTGGCCGCCAACCATTATGAAGATGCCATCGCCGCCCTGGTCGGCTACGGCATGCTCAAACCCTTGAGCGAGAAGGAGCTCCGCCTACTTGCCGATCTCTATCTTCAGGCGGGTATCCCGGCCAAGGCAGTACCTCTCTACCAAAAACTGCTGCAGGCCAGGGGCGAGAGCCAGATCGCCCAGCGCCTTGCCATGGCCTATCAGCAAATGGATCAGCCGGAAAAGGCCCTGGAAGTACTCGGGCGTACCGGCAATGTGCAGGGAAATCCGAATCTGCTGATGCTCCGGGGGGAGATCTGCTACAGCCTGAAACGCTACCAGGATGCCGCAACCAGTTACCGTCGCGCCGCCGATATCAAGGGGCATCACCAGGGGCAATCCTGGCTCATGGCCGGATACTCAGCCATGCAGGCGCACGATTTGGCATCAAGCCGTAACGCCCTTGTCCATGCGGTGCAGTTTGATCGGGAAAAGAAGGCCGCTACCCTGGCCTTGGCGCAGGTCAATCAGCAATTAGTCCGCTAA